One stretch of Saccharomonospora xinjiangensis XJ-54 DNA includes these proteins:
- a CDS encoding IMPACT family protein — translation MRVIARDGLHEIEIARSRFRCTVARVTDLDEASSIVARVRKAGPDANHHCVALRVGDPGAGGFTARSSDDGEPAGTAGVPMLEVLTRRDLTDVVAVVSRWFGGTKLGAGGLIRAYSGALTATLDLVGELRRVRHRELLVAVPHDRAGRLEHQLRRSPYRLRGVDHGADVTFTIAVAENELDGFREWLAARSGAEMETIDAGPCDVFVP, via the coding sequence ATGCGGGTGATCGCCCGCGACGGCCTGCACGAGATCGAGATCGCACGATCCCGGTTCCGGTGCACCGTCGCGAGGGTCACGGACCTCGACGAGGCCTCGTCGATCGTGGCGCGGGTCAGGAAGGCGGGCCCCGACGCCAACCACCACTGTGTCGCCCTGCGCGTGGGTGATCCCGGCGCGGGCGGGTTCACGGCGCGGAGCAGCGACGACGGCGAGCCCGCGGGTACGGCCGGTGTCCCGATGCTGGAAGTGCTGACCAGGCGCGACCTCACCGATGTCGTCGCCGTCGTCTCCCGGTGGTTCGGTGGCACCAAACTCGGTGCAGGTGGGCTGATCAGGGCCTACTCCGGTGCGCTCACCGCGACGCTGGACCTCGTCGGCGAACTCCGCAGGGTGCGCCACCGCGAACTGCTGGTGGCCGTCCCCCACGACCGCGCGGGACGGCTCGAACATCAACTGCGCCGTTCGCCGTACCGGCTGAGAGGTGTGGACCACGGCGCGGACGTCACGTTCACGATCGCCGTCGCCGAAAACGAGTTGGACGGCTTCCGGGAATGGCTGGCCGCACGCTCCGGCGCCGAGATGGAGACAATCGACGCCGGGCCGTGCGACGTCTTCGTCCCTTGA
- a CDS encoding GNAT family N-acetyltransferase, with product MSSPATGGGPVRALLADGRIVEVRPLSAGDLDRLRRLHSGLTERDRYFRFFTSRPANLDALLRRLVSSPGAEHAALAAFLGDDLVGVAHYEPVAGSDEAEVAFVVDRRQQAHGVGTLLLEHLASLAQRRGVRRFVAEVLAENTAMLRVFRDIGMPLTANPAGDSYHVVLDLHDGYPAPWEERERTADVASLRPLLRPGSVAVVGAGRRRGSLGNAVLRSILASGFTGACYPVNPRASTIEGLPALPSAADLPPCSNSNCSVATGPNSSTAGATRRRRWGISGTTS from the coding sequence ATGTCATCTCCTGCCACCGGCGGCGGGCCAGTCAGGGCGCTGCTGGCCGACGGGCGGATCGTCGAGGTGCGGCCGTTGTCGGCAGGCGACCTCGACCGGCTCCGGCGCCTGCACAGCGGGCTCACGGAGCGTGACCGCTACTTCCGGTTCTTCACGTCGCGCCCTGCGAATCTCGATGCGCTGCTGCGACGACTGGTGAGTTCGCCCGGCGCCGAGCATGCCGCGCTCGCCGCCTTTCTCGGCGACGATCTCGTGGGAGTGGCGCACTACGAGCCGGTCGCCGGGTCGGACGAGGCTGAGGTCGCTTTCGTGGTGGACCGCAGGCAACAGGCCCACGGTGTCGGCACCCTGCTGCTCGAACACCTGGCCTCCCTCGCCCAGCGGCGGGGCGTGCGGCGGTTCGTCGCCGAGGTACTGGCCGAGAACACGGCGATGCTGCGGGTGTTCAGGGACATTGGCATGCCTCTCACCGCGAATCCGGCAGGCGACTCCTACCACGTCGTGCTCGACCTCCACGACGGCTACCCCGCTCCCTGGGAGGAACGGGAAAGGACGGCCGACGTCGCCAGCCTGCGACCACTGCTGCGCCCCGGATCGGTCGCCGTGGTGGGGGCCGGAAGGAGGCGGGGATCACTCGGCAACGCGGTGTTGCGCAGCATCCTGGCCTCGGGGTTCACCGGGGCGTGCTACCCCGTCAACCCCCGCGCGTCCACGATCGAGGGCCTGCCCGCGCTGCCCTCGGCCGCCGACCTGCCCCCATGCTCGAACAGCAACTGCTCAGTGGCGACTGGGCCAAACTCATCAACGGCTGGCGCTACCCGCCGCCGCAGATGGGGCATTTCGGGGACGACTTCGTGA
- the narJ gene encoding nitrate reductase molybdenum cofactor assembly chaperone: MTTALADADRRTALAWQVQSLLLDYPDGRLRERLPLLCRAAENLPCEVGGPLLTLCSHLDTTPPAALAADYVDTFDHRKRFSLFLTYFRHGDTRARGMALLRFQHAYRVAGYRIAPTELPDHLAVVLEFGATVDFEAGRRLLTEYRAGVELLRLGLREHGSPWFAVLESLSRTLPKLSRRERALVARIAENGPPEEEVGLGPYSAASPAGPAARAQGGATV, translated from the coding sequence ATGACGACCGCGCTCGCCGACGCCGACCGCCGCACAGCCCTTGCCTGGCAGGTGCAGTCGCTGCTGCTCGACTACCCCGACGGGCGGCTGCGGGAGCGGCTGCCTCTGCTGTGCAGGGCGGCCGAGAACCTGCCCTGCGAGGTGGGCGGCCCGCTGCTGACGCTCTGCTCGCACCTCGACACCACCCCACCGGCCGCGCTGGCAGCCGATTACGTGGACACGTTCGACCACCGCAAGCGGTTCAGCCTCTTCCTCACGTACTTCCGCCACGGCGACACCCGGGCCAGGGGGATGGCGCTGCTGCGTTTCCAGCACGCGTACCGGGTGGCGGGATACCGGATCGCGCCGACGGAACTGCCCGACCACCTCGCCGTGGTGCTGGAATTCGGCGCGACCGTGGACTTCGAGGCAGGACGGCGGCTGCTCACCGAGTACCGCGCCGGTGTCGAGCTGCTGCGGCTGGGGCTGCGCGAACACGGCTCCCCCTGGTTCGCGGTGCTGGAGTCGCTGTCGCGCACACTGCCGAAACTCAGCAGGCGGGAACGAGCGCTGGTCGCGCGGATCGCGGAGAACGGTCCACCGGAAGAAGAGGTCGGTCTCGGCCCGTATAGCGCGGCGAGCCCCGCGGGACCGGCAGCGCGCGCCCAGGGAGGAGCCACGGTATGA
- a CDS encoding Acg family FMN-binding oxidoreductase: protein MAGRSSPDERTRYSALMLACRAPSLHNTQPWRWRIETRSVHLFAERSRRLPAIDPHGRQLIVSCGAALHHARVAFASLGWRTDVTRLPNPALPDHLAALEFGRLAEISPETVRLALAAAHRHTDRRHFLPAPIPAELRDQLVAAAGEEDASLTLADDDEQRRELAVAIRHADSVQHADPAYAAELAEWTGRSDLAEEGIPARNLPRQGGRGMIRRDFDPEGRGTLEVPPALDDGAMIAVLSTGGDDERAWLRAGEALSAVLLTATEAGLATCPLSQIAEVGESRDAVRRYVLTDGSGYPQIALRLGWPPSAEDIPNTYRRALDDVIETAAQAGGRSGGSA from the coding sequence ATGGCCGGCCGCAGCAGCCCCGACGAACGGACCCGATACAGCGCCCTCATGCTCGCCTGCCGAGCACCCTCACTGCACAACACGCAACCGTGGCGATGGCGCATCGAGACCCGCTCGGTGCACTTGTTCGCCGAGCGCTCCCGCCGGTTGCCCGCGATCGATCCGCACGGCAGACAGCTGATCGTGAGTTGCGGTGCCGCACTGCACCACGCCAGGGTCGCCTTCGCCTCGCTCGGCTGGCGCACCGATGTGACGCGGCTGCCCAATCCAGCGCTGCCGGATCACCTCGCGGCGCTGGAGTTCGGGCGGCTCGCCGAGATCTCGCCCGAGACGGTGCGACTCGCTCTCGCCGCAGCCCACCGGCACACCGACAGGAGACACTTCCTGCCCGCACCGATCCCGGCCGAACTGCGCGACCAGCTGGTCGCGGCGGCTGGGGAGGAGGACGCGAGCCTGACCCTCGCCGACGACGACGAGCAGCGCAGGGAACTCGCCGTCGCGATCCGGCATGCCGATTCCGTCCAGCACGCCGATCCCGCCTACGCCGCCGAACTGGCCGAGTGGACGGGGCGTTCCGACCTCGCGGAGGAAGGCATTCCGGCGAGGAACCTGCCCCGGCAAGGTGGCAGGGGAATGATCCGCAGGGACTTCGACCCCGAGGGCAGAGGCACGCTGGAGGTGCCGCCCGCTCTCGACGACGGCGCGATGATCGCTGTTCTTTCCACCGGCGGTGACGACGAGCGGGCGTGGTTGCGTGCCGGTGAGGCGCTGAGCGCCGTGTTGCTCACCGCCACCGAAGCCGGTCTGGCGACCTGTCCGCTCAGCCAGATCGCCGAGGTCGGGGAAAGCCGCGACGCCGTGCGGCGGTATGTCCTCACCGACGGCAGCGGGTATCCGCAGATCGCCCTGCGGCTGGGCTGGCCTCCCAGTGCCGAGGACATCCCGAACACCTACCGCCGCGCGCTCGACGACGTGATCGAAACGGCGGCGCAGGCCGGAGGCCGGTCAGGAGGCTCGGCGTAG
- a CDS encoding MFS transporter produces MRASQAGTEQVPTTSRGGPVLMLVLATLGFALNFWAWSLLSPLAPALSRELGLSAFEKSLVVAVPVVVGSLGRIPIGALTDRYGGRRMFPLVSVATIVPVLFLGFAGDTSLAALLVGGFVLGIGGTVFAVGIPFVNAWFPPHRRGLANGIYGVGMGGTAIGALTTVTLVDLWGQPTPFVVTAVCLAVYAAVATLLLRDPPGRTSHGEPLSRRLRTILRMPVTWQASALYAVAFGGYVAFSVYLPAYLETAYALAESDAANRMAGFVVVAVIMRPVGGWLSDRLGPIVVFSVSMAVVAAGAAIQSFTPSLMPLGTVAFLSMAAGLGLGTGAVFALVPLLTPAERVGGVTGVVGAAGGLGGFVPPLVMGAVYGLLGSYTVGLAALSVVAAGMLVFVLTVVRRGVRAHQAAAGTP; encoded by the coding sequence ATGAGGGCATCGCAGGCGGGAACGGAACAGGTCCCCACCACCTCACGTGGTGGTCCGGTTCTTATGCTCGTGCTGGCCACACTCGGCTTCGCGCTCAACTTCTGGGCGTGGTCGCTGCTCAGTCCGCTCGCCCCCGCGCTGTCCCGCGAGTTGGGGCTCAGTGCCTTCGAGAAGTCTCTCGTGGTCGCGGTGCCTGTGGTGGTCGGGTCGCTCGGCCGCATCCCGATCGGCGCACTCACCGACCGGTACGGCGGGCGCCGTATGTTCCCCCTCGTGTCCGTGGCGACGATCGTGCCGGTGCTGTTCCTCGGCTTCGCGGGCGACACCTCGCTGGCCGCGCTGCTCGTCGGCGGATTCGTGCTCGGCATCGGCGGCACCGTGTTCGCCGTGGGCATCCCGTTCGTCAACGCCTGGTTCCCTCCACATCGCAGGGGCCTCGCCAACGGGATCTACGGCGTCGGCATGGGCGGCACCGCCATCGGTGCGCTCACCACGGTGACGCTCGTCGATCTGTGGGGACAGCCGACGCCGTTCGTGGTGACAGCGGTGTGCCTCGCGGTCTACGCCGCTGTCGCCACGCTGTTGCTGCGGGACCCGCCAGGACGCACCTCGCACGGCGAGCCGCTGAGCCGCAGGCTACGCACGATCCTGCGGATGCCGGTGACATGGCAGGCTTCCGCGCTCTACGCCGTGGCCTTCGGCGGCTACGTCGCGTTCTCGGTGTACCTGCCCGCCTACCTGGAGACGGCGTACGCGCTGGCGGAATCGGACGCGGCGAACCGCATGGCGGGGTTCGTGGTGGTTGCGGTGATCATGCGCCCGGTTGGCGGCTGGTTGTCCGACAGGCTCGGCCCGATCGTGGTGTTCTCCGTGTCGATGGCCGTGGTCGCCGCGGGAGCGGCGATCCAGTCGTTCACACCATCGCTGATGCCGCTGGGCACCGTGGCTTTCCTGTCCATGGCCGCGGGGCTCGGACTCGGCACGGGCGCGGTGTTCGCACTCGTGCCGCTGTTGACCCCCGCCGAGCGGGTCGGCGGCGTGACCGGAGTGGTCGGCGCGGCAGGTGGCCTCGGTGGGTTCGTTCCACCACTGGTGATGGGAGCCGTGTACGGGCTGCTCGGCTCGTACACGGTCGGGCTGGCCGCGCTGTCCGTCGTGGCGGCGGGGATGCTGGTCTTCGTCCTCACGGTCGTCCGGCGCGGCGTGCGAGCCCACCAGGCGGCGGCAGGCACACCGTGA
- the narI gene encoding respiratory nitrate reductase subunit gamma — protein sequence MSRLSVLSAIRQVADLGTADILLWVVLPYVSLAVFVLGHIWRYRYDKFGWTTRSSELYENRLLRLGSPLFHFGILVVFLGHVGGLLVPKSWTEAVGIGQETYHVLAVALGVVAGVATLAGAAILVYRRRTVGPVFSATTRNDKAMYVLLVGTIVLGLGTTVLGNLTETPHDYRETVSPWFRSIFAFQPEPGLMAEATLGFQLHAIAALALFAFWPFSRLVHVFSMPLGYLTRPYIVYRSRDTTLGTTVPRRGWERTP from the coding sequence ATGAGCCGCCTTTCCGTTCTCTCCGCGATCCGGCAGGTGGCCGACCTCGGCACGGCCGACATCCTGCTGTGGGTGGTGCTTCCGTACGTGTCGCTGGCCGTGTTCGTCCTCGGGCACATCTGGCGTTACCGCTACGACAAGTTCGGCTGGACCACCCGATCCTCCGAGCTGTATGAGAACCGGCTGCTGCGGCTGGGCAGCCCGCTGTTCCACTTCGGAATCCTCGTGGTCTTCCTCGGGCACGTCGGCGGCCTGCTCGTGCCGAAGTCGTGGACGGAGGCGGTGGGCATCGGGCAGGAGACCTACCACGTCCTCGCGGTGGCACTCGGGGTCGTCGCGGGTGTCGCGACCCTCGCAGGCGCCGCCATCCTCGTGTACCGGCGGCGCACGGTCGGCCCGGTCTTCTCGGCCACAACGCGCAACGACAAGGCGATGTACGTGCTGCTGGTCGGCACGATCGTGCTCGGTCTCGGCACCACGGTGCTCGGCAACCTGACGGAGACTCCCCACGACTACCGGGAGACGGTCTCGCCGTGGTTCCGTTCGATCTTCGCGTTCCAGCCGGAGCCGGGACTCATGGCCGAGGCCACACTGGGCTTCCAGCTCCACGCGATCGCCGCTCTCGCCCTGTTCGCGTTCTGGCCGTTCAGCCGCCTCGTGCATGTCTTCTCGATGCCGCTCGGCTACCTGACCCGGCCCTACATCGTCTACCGCAGCCGCGACACCACGCTCGGAACAACGGTGCCGAGGCGAGGCTGGGAACGCACGCCGTGA
- the narH gene encoding nitrate reductase subunit beta: protein MRVMAQLAMVMNLDKCIGCHTCSVTCKQAWTNRSGVEYVWFNNVETRPGQGYPRTYEDQSRWQGGWELNRKGRLRLKAGGRLRKLLTIFSNPKLPNIRDYYEPWTYDYATLTDAPAQDDVPVARPRSLISGKETAITWSANWDDDLAGAPEHGPDDPLVAKLSEKVKFEFERTFMFYLPRICEHCLNPSCAASCPSGAIYKRTEDGIVLVDQDRCRGWRMCVTGCPYKKVYFNHRTGKAEKCTFCFPRVEVGLPTVCAETCVGRLRYIGLVLYDVDRVTEAACAPEQDLLRAQQELLLDPNDPDVVAAAERSGIPHDWIEAAQRSPVYHLINTYRVALPLHPEYRTMPMVFYIPPLSPVVDVVRDTGHDAEDHGNLFAAIDALRIPVEYLAELFTAGDPDPVNDVLRRMAAMRSYMRDINLGREPDENIPARVGMTGERMYDMYRLLALAKYDERYVIPPAHAEQAHGLEELATECSLDYEGGPGMGGWGPFGESSGGVTPLAVENYEALRSRQTSDTPAAPMDKQNRMNLLNWDGKGRPPGLFPPRDDGGQAGGGQAKDAGGDPNAETEPKP, encoded by the coding sequence ATGCGGGTCATGGCACAGCTCGCGATGGTGATGAACCTCGACAAGTGCATCGGGTGCCACACGTGCTCGGTGACGTGCAAGCAGGCGTGGACCAATCGCTCCGGGGTGGAGTACGTGTGGTTCAACAACGTCGAAACCCGCCCTGGCCAGGGTTATCCCCGCACCTACGAGGACCAGTCGCGCTGGCAGGGCGGCTGGGAGCTGAACCGGAAGGGACGGCTGCGGCTGAAAGCGGGCGGCCGGTTGCGCAAGCTTCTCACGATCTTCAGCAACCCGAAGCTGCCGAACATCAGGGATTACTACGAACCCTGGACCTACGACTACGCCACCCTCACCGACGCCCCCGCCCAGGACGACGTCCCCGTCGCGAGGCCGCGATCGCTGATCAGCGGCAAGGAGACGGCGATCACCTGGTCGGCGAACTGGGACGACGATCTCGCAGGCGCGCCCGAGCACGGACCCGACGACCCGCTCGTGGCGAAACTCTCCGAGAAGGTCAAGTTCGAGTTCGAGCGCACGTTCATGTTCTACCTGCCCCGGATCTGCGAGCACTGCCTCAACCCGTCGTGTGCGGCCTCGTGTCCCTCCGGCGCGATCTACAAGCGCACCGAGGACGGCATCGTGCTCGTCGATCAGGACCGCTGCCGGGGCTGGCGCATGTGCGTCACCGGCTGCCCCTACAAGAAGGTGTACTTCAACCACCGCACCGGCAAGGCCGAGAAGTGCACCTTCTGCTTCCCCCGCGTGGAGGTCGGGCTGCCCACGGTGTGCGCGGAGACGTGCGTGGGGCGGCTGCGCTACATCGGTCTCGTCCTCTACGACGTCGATCGGGTCACCGAGGCCGCGTGCGCGCCGGAACAGGACCTGCTGCGCGCGCAACAGGAACTTCTGCTCGACCCGAACGACCCTGACGTGGTGGCGGCGGCGGAGCGTTCGGGCATCCCGCACGACTGGATCGAGGCCGCGCAACGCTCACCGGTGTACCACCTGATCAACACCTACCGGGTGGCGCTGCCGCTGCACCCCGAGTACCGCACGATGCCCATGGTGTTCTACATCCCGCCGCTGTCGCCCGTCGTCGATGTCGTGCGCGACACCGGGCACGACGCCGAGGACCACGGCAATCTCTTCGCCGCCATCGACGCCCTGCGCATCCCCGTGGAGTACCTGGCCGAGCTGTTCACCGCCGGTGATCCCGATCCCGTCAACGACGTGCTGCGCAGGATGGCGGCGATGCGCAGCTACATGCGTGACATCAACCTCGGCAGGGAACCGGACGAGAACATCCCGGCGCGGGTGGGAATGACCGGCGAGCGGATGTACGACATGTATCGATTGCTGGCGCTGGCGAAGTACGACGAGCGCTACGTGATCCCGCCCGCACACGCCGAGCAGGCGCACGGACTTGAGGAGCTGGCCACCGAGTGCAGCCTCGACTACGAAGGCGGCCCCGGGATGGGCGGGTGGGGCCCGTTCGGCGAGTCGTCGGGCGGCGTCACTCCGCTGGCCGTGGAGAACTACGAAGCCCTGCGGTCGCGGCAGACGAGCGACACCCCCGCGGCGCCGATGGACAAGCAGAATCGGATGAACCTGCTGAACTGGGACGGCAAGGGACGGCCTCCCGGTCTCTTCCCGCCGCGCGACGACGGCGGACAGGCGGGTGGTGGACAGGCGAAGGACGCGGGCGGTGATCCGAACGCGGAGACGGAGCCGAAACCATGA
- a CDS encoding nitrate reductase subunit alpha — MSTAADKPGLDSELTDALVRTRRYFTRATVSDDRRTIEHVGGRRADTFYRDRWSHDKVVRSTHGVNCTGSCSWKVYVSDGIITWESQQTDYPSVGPDRPEYEPRGCPRGAAFSWYTYSPTRVRYPYVRGVLLEMYRQARRDTGDPVAAWARIVEDPELARRYKSARGHGGLVRASWDEATELVAAAHVYTIARYGPDRIAGFSPIPAMSMVSYASGSRFLSLIGAPMLSFYDWYADLPVASPQVFGDQTDVPESGDWWDAGYLIMWGSNLPVTRTPDAHWMVEARYRGQKVVAVSPDYADNVKFADDWLAVRPGTDGALAMAMGHVVLREFFVERLVPGFADYVKRFTDLPFLVRLDEHGDGYVPGKFLTAADLTNDVGADAEGKGTGQGADTDEHAAFKTVLLDAVTGEPVVPNGSVGFRYGDEGAGRWNLDLGEIDPLLSLAGEGAGSVPVLLPRFDPVSDAVSDAVPDDGRDGTRNGAERATGSGPGVLRRGVPVRRVAGKLVTTVFDLLLAQYGVGRDGLPGDWPTGYDDADSPYTPAWQERITGVPAVAAARIGREFAANAEATGGRSMIIMGAGTNHWFHSDTIYRAFLTLTMLTGGQGVNGGGWAHYVGQEKCRPITGWSSLAFALDWSRPPRQTIQTAYWYLHTDQFRYDHSGANAHTAATARGTLAGLTTSDLLSRSTRMGWMPSAPTFDRNPLDLADEAEASGRDPVEHVVEELKEGRLGFACDDPDAPQNHPKVLDVWRANLLGSSAKGNEYFLRHLLGTDCSLRAEEVPPHARPREVVWRDDAPVGKLDLLLSLDFRMTSTTLFSDVVLPSATWYEKHDLNTTDMHPFVHSFNPAIAPPWQTRSDWAAFQAIAEKFSALAATHLGTRRDIVATPLMHDTADELATPRGVVRDWKKGECAPIPGLTMPRLTVVERDYTAVAAKMNALGPLLDSHGATTKGVTFTVDREIAYLREKNGTVRGGPAHGRPSLAREVDMCEAILALSGTTNGRLATQGFEALEQRTGVRLADLAAEHEGKLVTFADTQSAPVPVITSPEWSGSEAGGRRYAPFTINVERGKPWHTLTGRQHFYLDHEWMAELGENLPVFRPPLDLTALFSDPRPGEHSANGLAVRYLTPHSKWSIHSEYQDNLFMLSLSRGGPTIWMSVEDAEAIGVSDNDWIEAVNRNGVVVARAIVTHRMPRGTVYMYHAQERLIDVPKTETTGKRGGIHNSLTRLLIKPTHLVGGYAQLSFAFNYLGPTGNQRDEITVIRRRGQEVTY; from the coding sequence ATGAGCACCGCGGCTGACAAACCCGGACTGGACAGCGAACTGACGGACGCCCTCGTGCGCACCCGCCGCTACTTCACGCGCGCGACGGTGTCCGACGACCGCCGCACCATCGAACACGTCGGGGGGAGACGGGCCGACACCTTCTACCGTGATCGCTGGAGCCACGACAAGGTCGTGCGCTCAACCCACGGCGTGAACTGCACGGGGTCGTGTTCGTGGAAGGTCTACGTCTCCGACGGGATCATCACGTGGGAGTCCCAGCAGACCGACTACCCTTCCGTCGGCCCCGACCGGCCGGAGTACGAGCCCCGGGGCTGTCCTCGCGGAGCGGCGTTCTCGTGGTACACCTACTCCCCCACGCGGGTGCGCTACCCCTACGTTCGCGGGGTGCTGCTGGAGATGTACCGGCAGGCACGCCGGGACACCGGCGATCCCGTCGCCGCGTGGGCGCGGATCGTGGAGGACCCCGAACTCGCCCGTCGCTACAAGTCCGCACGCGGACACGGCGGTCTGGTCAGGGCCAGTTGGGACGAGGCAACGGAGCTGGTGGCCGCCGCCCACGTGTACACGATCGCCCGATACGGCCCCGATCGGATCGCCGGTTTCTCCCCGATTCCCGCCATGTCCATGGTCTCCTACGCCTCGGGGTCGCGGTTCCTCTCGCTGATCGGCGCGCCGATGCTGTCGTTCTACGACTGGTACGCCGACCTGCCGGTCGCGTCGCCGCAGGTGTTCGGCGACCAGACCGACGTTCCGGAATCCGGTGACTGGTGGGATGCCGGGTATTTGATCATGTGGGGTTCGAACCTTCCCGTCACCCGCACTCCGGACGCGCACTGGATGGTCGAGGCCCGCTACCGGGGCCAGAAGGTGGTCGCGGTGTCGCCCGACTACGCCGACAACGTCAAGTTCGCCGACGACTGGCTCGCCGTGCGGCCCGGCACCGACGGCGCGCTGGCCATGGCGATGGGCCACGTGGTGTTGCGGGAGTTCTTCGTCGAACGGCTCGTGCCCGGCTTCGCCGACTACGTCAAGCGCTTCACCGATCTGCCGTTCCTCGTCCGGCTCGACGAGCACGGCGACGGCTACGTGCCGGGCAAGTTCCTCACGGCGGCCGACCTCACGAACGATGTCGGCGCCGACGCGGAGGGCAAAGGCACAGGGCAGGGCGCGGACACCGACGAGCACGCGGCGTTCAAGACCGTGCTGCTCGACGCGGTCACCGGCGAACCCGTGGTGCCCAACGGTTCCGTCGGCTTCCGCTACGGCGACGAGGGCGCGGGCCGGTGGAACCTCGATCTCGGCGAGATCGACCCGCTGCTGTCGCTCGCGGGTGAAGGAGCCGGCTCGGTGCCCGTGCTGCTGCCGCGCTTCGACCCCGTGTCCGATGCCGTGTCCGATGCCGTGCCCGACGATGGACGCGACGGCACGCGAAACGGCGCCGAACGCGCAACCGGCTCGGGGCCGGGGGTGCTCCGCAGGGGAGTCCCGGTGCGGCGCGTGGCGGGAAAGCTCGTGACCACCGTGTTCGACCTCCTGCTCGCGCAGTACGGGGTGGGGCGCGACGGGCTGCCCGGTGACTGGCCGACCGGCTACGACGACGCCGATTCGCCCTACACACCTGCCTGGCAGGAGAGGATCACCGGTGTACCGGCCGTGGCTGCGGCGCGCATCGGCCGGGAGTTCGCCGCCAACGCCGAGGCCACCGGCGGCCGTTCGATGATCATCATGGGTGCGGGCACGAACCACTGGTTCCACTCGGACACGATCTACCGAGCGTTCCTCACGCTCACGATGCTCACCGGAGGGCAGGGCGTCAACGGCGGCGGCTGGGCCCACTACGTCGGGCAGGAGAAGTGCCGCCCGATCACCGGCTGGAGTTCACTCGCGTTCGCGCTCGACTGGTCGCGCCCACCCAGGCAGACCATCCAGACCGCCTACTGGTACCTGCACACCGACCAGTTCCGCTACGACCACTCCGGCGCGAACGCCCACACCGCCGCCACAGCGCGGGGAACGCTGGCGGGACTGACCACCTCGGACCTGCTCTCGCGGTCCACTCGCATGGGCTGGATGCCGAGCGCACCGACCTTCGACCGCAACCCGCTCGACCTCGCCGACGAGGCCGAAGCCTCAGGGCGTGACCCCGTCGAGCACGTCGTGGAGGAACTGAAGGAGGGCAGGCTCGGCTTCGCCTGCGACGACCCCGACGCACCGCAGAACCATCCGAAGGTGCTGGACGTCTGGCGCGCGAACCTGCTCGGCTCGTCGGCCAAGGGCAACGAGTACTTCCTGAGACACCTGCTGGGCACGGATTGCTCACTGCGGGCCGAGGAGGTGCCGCCACACGCCCGCCCTCGCGAGGTCGTCTGGCGCGACGACGCCCCGGTCGGCAAGCTCGACCTGCTGCTGTCGCTGGACTTCCGCATGACGAGCACGACTCTGTTCTCCGACGTGGTGTTGCCGTCGGCCACCTGGTACGAGAAGCACGACCTCAACACCACCGACATGCACCCGTTCGTCCACTCGTTCAACCCGGCCATCGCACCGCCGTGGCAGACCCGCTCGGACTGGGCTGCCTTCCAGGCGATCGCGGAGAAGTTCAGCGCGCTGGCCGCCACCCACCTCGGCACCCGCCGCGACATCGTGGCCACTCCCCTGATGCACGACACCGCCGACGAACTCGCCACACCACGCGGCGTCGTGCGGGACTGGAAGAAGGGCGAGTGCGCCCCGATCCCGGGACTGACGATGCCGAGACTCACCGTCGTCGAGCGCGACTACACCGCCGTCGCGGCGAAGATGAACGCGCTGGGACCGCTGCTCGACTCCCACGGCGCGACCACGAAGGGGGTCACGTTCACCGTCGATCGGGAGATCGCCTACCTGCGGGAGAAGAACGGGACGGTCCGGGGTGGACCCGCGCACGGGCGGCCCTCGCTGGCCCGCGAGGTGGACATGTGCGAAGCCATCCTCGCGCTGTCGGGCACCACCAACGGGCGGCTCGCGACACAGGGTTTCGAGGCGCTCGAACAGCGCACCGGTGTCCGCCTCGCGGACCTGGCCGCCGAGCACGAGGGCAAGCTCGTCACGTTCGCCGACACGCAGAGCGCGCCGGTTCCGGTGATCACGTCTCCCGAGTGGTCGGGCTCGGAAGCCGGGGGCAGGCGGTACGCACCCTTCACCATCAACGTCGAGCGCGGCAAACCGTGGCACACCCTCACCGGGCGCCAGCACTTCTACCTCGACCACGAATGGATGGCCGAACTCGGCGAAAACCTGCCAGTGTTCCGGCCTCCGCTCGACCTCACCGCCCTGTTCTCCGATCCCCGGCCCGGCGAGCACAGCGCGAACGGGCTCGCCGTGCGATACCTCACGCCGCACAGCAAGTGGTCGATCCACTCCGAGTACCAGGACAACCTGTTCATGCTCAGCCTCTCGCGGGGCGGGCCGACCATCTGGATGTCCGTGGAGGACGCCGAGGCGATCGGGGTCTCCGACAACGACTGGATCGAGGCGGTGAACCGCAACGGCGTCGTGGTGGCCCGCGCGATCGTCACCCACCGTATGCCGCGCGGGACCGTCTACATGTACCACGCGCAGGAACGGCTCATCGACGTGCCGAAGACCGAGACGACCGGCAAGCGCGGCGGTATCCACAACTCGCTGACCCGCCTGCTGATCAAACCGACGCACCTGGTCGGCGGGTACGCGCAACTGTCCTTCGCGTTCAACTACCTCGGCCCGACGGGCAACCAGCGCGACGAGATCACCGTCATCCGCAGGCGCGGCCAGGAGGTGACCTACTGA